The Chthoniobacterales bacterium genome segment TTTTGCCGCCCAACTCGCATGTCACCCGGACCAATTCACGGGGTGCACGTCAGCCGCGGGAGATGCATCAATTTCGCCCGGTCTTGAAAATCATCGGTTTCCCCTCTTGAAGAACCACCGGGGTGGATGGCCCTGCAAATTCCTCCGGCAACTCCAAGCGGACTGTTTGCGGGCTGCCTCCCCGGGCACTGACAGAGATGGTGTCGCGGGTGAGTTCGAGGTCGAGGACTTGATCGCGGAACGCGAGGCCGGTGACTTTGGCGGAAGGCCAATCTTTGGGAAGGCGGGGCAGGATGGCGAGGCCGTCCGGTGTGGGTCGAAACCCGATGATGCCTTCGATCACCGCATAGGGAGCCCGCACGTTTTCAACGAACTCATTATCCAGTCCGAGCGCTCCGGCGGTGCCTCCGCCTTGGAGGGTGCCTTTCGAGGGTTCGTTGTAATAGGCGCGGAATCCGCCGGCCTCTTTCACTTTTGCATACCACGACAGGATTCCGCTCAAGCGCTTCCATGCATTGTCCCCGCCCAATATCTTCGCGCGATTGACGAGATCCTGCGCGCTCAGCGAAAACCACGTTCCGCCATCCTGGCATTGCGCGTCGTAGGGGGTTTCATGCCCTTTCCAGAGCCAACTCCACCAATCGGAATTTCTCAGCGTGCCGAAGCGCGGGGCAAATTCCCAATGATAAATATCGGCACCCTTCGCGGTGTCCCCCTCGATGATCCGCTTCCCGTCGAGCCAGTCCATGATGGACTGTGCGGCCTCGGCATCCGCCAATCCATAATAGACGGCGTCCAAGTTCACCATACTGTGGCCGTAATCGCGCAGGGTGCCGAGGTCATCGCGTGAGCCGCCGAAGCGCCCGGTTTCGGGATTGAACAGCACCTTGCGGACCGCCTGCCTCACCCGTTCGGCATGCGCGCGCAGAGCAGCGGCGTCCTGGCCTTTTTCCGGTGCGGGAAGCCCCCACTGCGGATTGCGGGCGATCGCTTCTTCGAGCTCGATCATGGCCATGAGCCCGCCGAAATAGAAGTTCGTCGAATAAAGATCATCGTGTCCGTAAGGGATGATGTCCATGCCGACACCGTGACCGATTTGCGGGACGAGCGTGCCGCTGGCGTCGGGAGCATACCCGGGGCGCGCGTCCTGGCCGACCCATTCGGGGTTGATGAGCCCGTGTTTGTCTGCGCCGAGATGTTCCCGCGCGTAGCGGAGGGCGCGCCGCAGAGCGGGAAGTTTCGTTTTCAAAAATTCCAAGTCACCGGTGAGACGAAAATAGTCGCATACGCCAATGAGGAATGCCCCGTTGGAACTGGGCGTGCGCGTGTCGAACGTCGTGAATATCGAGTCGAGTTGCAAAACGGTATCCGGTGCGAATCCCTCGAATGCGAGTTGCAATCCGGTGATCGTGCCTTTCCAGCCCGGGTGTTCATACATGGGTGCCAGGCAGAGTTGATCGCCGCCTTCTTTGATCCATGGATTGTGACCCGTGGCGGGTATCCGCACCTCGCGATCCGTCGAAAAATCCGGCGACTCCGCGGTGCTCCAGCGAACGACAATGCGCGCGGATTCCGGCATGCCCTCGGGGGCAAGATGACGAACCTGGAGAAACGGAGAGCAGAACGCCTCGATCGGCAGTCCGTGAGCGGGCGCGGTCAAGGTGGGAGCGGGTCCCGTGACTTTCAGGTTCCATCGCCCGTCGGGTTCTCCGCCAAGCGATTCCAAGTCGCCAAGCGTCCACCCTTGGATGGCTTGTTCTGCAATGCGACTCTGCGCTTCAAACGCCGGAAAGAGCCAGGGATAAATCGCCCCGCGTGCCCGGTTGAAAAAATGCCATCCCGTCGTGCGGCCTGCGATGAATTGACCGTCCGGGTAAACTACCCACGTCGGGAACGGCCAGCCGTAGGGGTGTGCGATGCTCGTGTGCTGATCCTGCGAAACATAGCCTTCCCGGGTCATGTAGCGTTGGTTCAGAAAAGTATTTTTCCAGGATTCCTTGAGGTGACGCAGTCGTTGCGGCATGGACGGTGTCAGAGACGCAACCGGCAGCAGCGCATCCCAAATGGTGGCAGTGCCACGCGCAGGCACGGTTTTATAGTAGAGCCAGTAGAGATCGCGCCAGAGGTCCAGTTCCTTTTCGAAGCCCGGAACTTCAATACGGACAAATTCCGCGGGGATGACATCGTCTGCGGGCAAATTCATCCAAGGCTGCGAACCCCACGGGCTCGAACCGGCATCTGCCAAAGCCATCGCGGGTTTCCAAATCGCGTCGGTTCCCCCGTCCGGCGTCAACCATTCATCATCCTCCTCGTTCGCCGCCACCCAGGTGGCATCCGAGGGGATCGAAATAGTGTCCCCGTTGTCGAGTTCGATGCGCAGCATGGCCAGCATGCCGGCCGGGCCCGGAGTGCCGTTCCCGCCCTCGATGGCCAGGACATTCTTCCCGGATACAAGGAGTGTGCTCACATCCGTTTGCGCTGGTGCTTTCCAGTCCTGTGCGGAAGCGACCTTTTGTTCGTTGAGAAAAGCGGTGTGGAAGTCGTCACAGGTGGTCATCAACACGGCCGACACCACACTGCGGTCAGCAGGAATTTCAAATGTCTTCCGAAACCACCTCGTTGCAGCCGGCGCGCCCACGTCCGGTGCGCCTTCCGGATACCACACCCACGTCGCGCCCGCCATCGAAGGACGGTCGGGCTCCTGCGCGTGCGAAAGCGCTGCGGAAAAAAACATCAGTGCCGCGCACAGACCGCGCAGCCGTCTGTCCACGGGGGAAAAGTTTTTCATGAAGCCGGGAGCTACTGAGGCGACAAATGCGCTGCCAGTTCCGATTTCAAGAACGCGAGACTGCGGGCGGCTTCATCGATTTTTCCGCATTCGACACTCAGGAAAATTTCACGGTCGACCGGTTCCATAATCTTGGCCACGCGTTTCCAATCCACTTCTCCTTCGCCGCAGGCGCAGCCGACCGGGGTGCCGGTGACCTTGCCTCGTTCCTCGGAGCTTTGGGCCATGGAAATGTCTTTCGCGTGGATGTGATAGACATAGTCGCGGACCTTGGTGAGTCCCTCGTAAGGATCCTCGATGCCGGCGAGGTAGCTGTTGCCTGTGTCCCAATTCACCTTGATCCATGGCGAGTCCACCAGCCGCACGATTTTCAGGAGGCCGTCCGAGGTCTTCGTGTAGATGCCGTGGGGTTCGATGCAGAGGAATTTTTTGTGGCGGGCGGCGACCAGTGCGGCCTTGGTCAGGGTGTAGCGCATGGTGTCGTGGGCCATCTCGTCATCCATCCAATCCGGCTTGACCATTTCGTCGGAGTTCAGGAAATCGCAGCCGACAAACGTGGCGAGGACGGCGGCGCGGGTCAGGCGCGGCACGGCGGCTTCGGGCTTCATGAGAGGCGAGTGCGCGGAAAGGCTCGAGACCTTGAGTCCGTGGCGATCGCAGATTTCTTTCATGAGGAGCGGGTCCTCCTCCATCGAGAAAGAGTGGAAATAATTCACTTCGCTGAGAAGTTCCCAGCCGGTATGGACCATCGGTTCTATGTATTTGTAGCCGAGCTCCGCGGCAATTTTCGCGCCGCCTTCGAAGGATTTGTCCGCGCTGCGGCAGAACTCCATGTTGAGGGAAATTTTGAATCGGGCCATGAGGTTGTGTTGGTTTGTGTTTGTTTTGCGGGATTGGAAGAAAAGTGAGGATGGCGCGGCTATGACACGTGTCCGGCTGGCCGGTGCTCGGTGACCGATCCGGCAGAGGCCGCTTTTTTCATGATCCTGGGGCGGCTTGTTTCGCGGTTGCCGGGTTGCGGCGGGCGATTTCCTCCAGCGGCCACTCGGCGGCGGAGAAGTCGGTGAGCGGAAGGTCGATGCGGTCGCCGCGCAGGGCGGAAGAGTAGGCCGCCAGATTCAATTCCGCGGTGTGGCGGATGTTGGGCAGGCCGATCTGGCTGGCGCTCCCGCCTTCGATCCATTCGACCAGGGACGAGAGGCTCTCTCCCCATGCGCCGTTGTAAAGTTCTTCGGGAGATTGCGGATCTTTCTCCGTCCGTCTGCCCGACCGGTCCCAGACGACGATTTCCTGCTCTCCGGCCATCCGGATAAAGCCGTCCGTGCCCTCCACCGCCGGCCACATCGAGTTGTCGGGAGCCATTCCCATGCCGCCGTCCACCAAGCCGCGCGCGCCGTTTTCGAAGCCGAACCACGCCACGGCGTGCTCCTCCATGGCATGTCCATAGCCGCGTGTGTCGCGCACGCGGGCTTGCCCGAGCACCCATTGCGCGGGCGCGTCACCGTTCCAGAACCGGAACATATCCAGCCAGTGGGAGCCCCATTCGCTGAGGTCCCAGTCTTGGATTCCGGCGGACATCAGGCGCAGGCTGCCGATTTCTCCCGAGGCGATGATTTCTCGCACGCGGCGATACATGGGCATGAACCGGCGGATATGGGCGGCGATGATTTTCACGCCGGTTTCCTCCGCGACGCCCAGCACGGCGGCCAAATCGGCCGGCGAGGCGAGAAACGGCTTCTCGCAGAAAATACCCTTCACTCCGGCCCGCGCGCAGTCCTCGATCATCCCGCGGTGCAACCCGACATACGTGCAGATCGACACGATTTCCGGCCGCTCCTTTTCCAGCATCTCGCGGTAGTCGGAATAACCGGCGACCGGCGCGAATGTTTTTTCGAAGGCCGCGAGGTTCACCGGATTGATGTCCGCCGCGCACACGATTTCCGCGCGCGGATGGTTTTGATACATGCGTGCGTGCATGTATCCGATCTGGTGGCCTCCGCCCTTGACGCCTCCGCCCACCGGAACGCCGACGCCGATGATTGCCGAACGGTAAGTTTTCATAAGATGGGTCGGTTGGCGGATCAAGCGAGAAGCCAGTCGATGGTGGACTGCCATATTTTCCGGACCTCCGGAGTCTCCATGGCAGCGACGCTGTGACCGATCATGATGTAGGCCATGCGTCCCGAGCCTTTGGCGGGCCCGCGGTCCGCGGTCACAAGCATCGGGAACCGCACGCCGCCGTGGAGCGACCAGGCGTGCAGGTCGTAGGCCCAACGGGGAGTCATCTGGAGATTCAAATACGTCTCATCGTCCAGAGTGACGAATTCCTTCTCTTCGGCAAACCCGGCCACCGCAGGGTGTCCGGTCGCCGCCACGATTGACTTGGTCGCGCCGATTGGTCCGTGGGTGGTCACTTTCCAATCCCACCTCACACCGCAAAGTTCACCGAATTCCGGCCAGTCACCGAAGCTGGCCACGCCGCCATGAAACCCGAGCAGCCGGCCGCCCCGCGCCAGATAGTCGCGGAACTTCTGTTTTTGGGCCTCCGTAGGCGGGACATATTCCATGGGCGGATTCCAGAATGCGTCATTCATGCCCGTGTAATGCAGGCCTGCGATGACGAGCAGATCCGCACCCTCGAGGGCATCGAACGCTGCCGCGCCCGGAACATTGAAAATTGCGAAATTTTCCCCGAGCCACGAAGAGACCATCTTGGATTGCTCGTCCACGGGATGGCATTGGCCGCCCCCCAACCAAACGATTTTTTTGGGTTTGTTCACTGGCAGATAAGATTAAACTTTGACGAAAATACCATTTTCAGAACGGTGCAAAACACCGTTCTATTGACGCGGAATTCCATTTCATTGATGAAAATGCCAAAGGAGAAACACCCGTCGAAGACATTTGAGCCCGACGTTGCGGGGGTGATGGACACCCTGTTCATCGAGACAGTCGGGCACATGCCGCGGAAGGCGAATCGGGTGGATACCGCGTTCGGATTCGAAGGGTTCGGGCTGGTTTTGCGGGGCAGGGGATTTTTTCAAGTGGGCGACGGGGAGCGTCGTGAACTGATTGCGCCGTCGGTCTTTTATATCTGGCCGGGTCCGCGCTTCCATTACGGTCCCGCGCCCGGCACGGTTTGGGACGAGCGGTGGATTTGTTTTTCCGGGCAGCGGGTGAAGGACTGGAGACGGTGGGGATGGCTGGCGCGCCCCGGGGAGCCGGTCGCTTTGGCCGAGACGGAAAGCCTCGTGCAACTCCACCGCCGGATTGTCTCGGCATTCGGTCCGGCCAAACAGTTGCCTCTCGACGAGACCAAACTCGAAGCCGAGCGCATGGTCTGGTTGCTTCATCGCGCGGCGCTCGCCACAACCCGTCGCCCGGATGCCATTACGAGGCTCATCGAGGATTGGACTGCCTCGCCGCCGAAGCGCGCGGATCTGCGCGGGACGGCCGCCCGCCTGCAAATGAGCTACAGCGCCTTCCGCTCGAAGTTCTTCGAGCAGGCCGGCACCGGTCCTTACCAATTCCTGCTCAGGTTGCGCATCGACGCAGCCGCCCGCCGCCTGCTCGAATCCGATCTTCCGTTGAAGGCCGTGGCCCAGGATGCGGGCTTCGGGCACATCGAAAGTTTCTGCCGGGCCTTCCTGCGCATCAAAGGCATGAGCCCGGGAGTGTTTCGCAAGCGCTTTCTTGCCTTTCGCGGTATCGCGCCCGGATAAAAAAATCCGGCGTGGAGATGGATGCCGGAACGGGGCGGCCGATCCCGGTCATTTTTCGCATCCGCGCGGGTGTGTCACCTCGGCCATGGAGGGGCATCTTCACCGGTTGTTTTACCGGGACGCATATTTCTCCGCGGTCGGGCTACTGCACGACACCCTGCTCCGGGCATGGGCCACCCCTTTTTACTGCGGCAAGACCCCGCGGTTCAAAACACGCGGTATTTGAGATAGGCGTCGAGCGGAGGCGCCCCGGCGAGGATCATCTTGCGGGTGAGGTTTTCCTTGTTAGCGGTCTCTTCCGCTTTTTCCAGAACCTCGAGCGTGATTTCCTGCGGGATGGCGATGACGCCGTCGAGGTCGGCGAGGATGAAATCGCCGACGTTGATGGTGGTTTCACCGATCTTGATCGGGACGTGGTGATCGATGATTTTCCACCGGCCCTTGATGTCCTTGGGGGTTGTGTAGCGGCAAAAAACCGGCAGTTTGCTCTGGTGCAGGATGTAATCGATGTCGCGGCATCCGCCGTCGATGACCACGCCCTGGCAGCCGGCGATTTTCGCCGCGTGGCTGGAAAGCTCGCCGAAGTGCGCGTTCTGGTGGTCGTTGGGTTGGGTGACAAGCACGTCACCGGGCCGGATGGCTTGGAGCATTTCCATCCACGGCAGGAGCAATTTGTCCATGTCTGTCTCCAGCGAAGGGGCACCGAGGGTGGGCATGGCCCGTCCGGCGAAGCGCATGCCATGGCGGAGCGCGACGATGCCGTGCGGCAGCACGCGGTCGCTCACGCCCATGCCGTCGAGAACGTCGTTGACGGCACCCGTGTAGAGGCGGCCGAAGCGGGTGATCAGGTCTTGCAGTTCGGGTGGCGGGACGGCGTTGGGGGCGATGGACTCGGTGGTGGCTTTGGACATAGGAGTTTATTTGCAGAGGAGAGGTTCCATGCGCTCGCGATTGAGCGTGATTCCCAGGCCGGGTGCGTCGTTCGGCGTGATGTATCCGCCGTCGGCACGCGGTTCCCCGTCGAAGACTTTCCAGAAAAGTTCGTTTCCGGTGTCGGGTTCCACGTCCGGGAAGTATTCGATCAAAGGGCAATTGCTTTGCGAGACGATAATGTGGAGGTTGTGCGCCTCGTTCGAGTGCGGGAAAACGGGCAGGTGCGCGGCCTCGGCGAGGGCGCAGATTTTTTTCATGGCCGTGATGCCGCCGACGCGGTTGCAGTCCGGTTGGAGGATGTCGGCCACCTGCAAGTCGATGAGCTGTTTGTAGCCGAAGAGCGAGGTCTCGTGCTCGCCCATGGAAATGCGGGTGGGGGACTCCGCTGTGAACCGCGCGTAGCTTTGGAGGTCGTCCGGCATGAACGGCTCCTCGATCCAGGACAATCCGAATTCCCGCAGGCGGCGCTCCATCTCGATGGCGTAGGCGTAGTCCCAACCCATGTAGGCGTCGGCGGCAAGTTCGATTTCGTCGCCGACCGCTTCGCGCACGGTTTTGATCAATTCCACATTGCGTTTCATCCCGCGGATGCCGTCCTCCGGCCCGAATCCGAAGCGCTGCTTCAGCGCAGTGAAGCCCTGCGCGACGTATCCCTTCGCCTCCTCCGCGAGGGCGTCCAGATCCTCCATCGCGTAGCAGCGGCTTGCATAGGCCCGCACACGCTCCTTGGTTTTTCCCCCGAGCAGATTGTAAACCGGCTGGCCGAGCGCCTTGCCCATGATGTCCCAGCAGGCGAGATCCACGGCGCTGATCGCGGCCATGACAGCCCCCCGCCGCCCGAAGCGCACGGTCGAGCGGAACATCTTGTCCTGCATCAACTCGGTGTTGAACGGCGATTCCCCGAGAACGACCGGCTTGAGGTATGTCTCCACCACTTCCAGCGGCACGGAAGTGAATCCGCCCGCCGTGCCCACGCCGGTGATGCCTTCATCCGTGAAAACTTCCACCACGGTGAGCGCGACCGGCCCGAACCAATTCTGTCCGGACGAAAGCGGGTCGCGGAATTTGGAGGTCGGCGTGCAGAGATGCTTTTTCAGCGTCTCCGGGGTGCGCGAAAACGCAAGATTGGTCGTTTTGATGTCCGTGACTTTCATGGCGGAAAGGCGTCAGGCGATGCGTCCTTCGGGATGCCTTTCCCAGACCAGCGGATCGTAGAGCGGGATGAAAACATCGGCGGTTTGCCGGATGTGGCGGTAGGCGGCGTCGGCCTCGATGATGCTTTCCGCGATGCCAAGCGGAATGTTGTCTTCGACGTTGGCGTAGTGGAAGGCGCAGTCGGACAGAATGACACGGCCGCTTGCCGTTTCCACCTCCGTGGTGAACGACGAACGGTGGTGCACGCCGATCCAGCGGCAGGTCAGGCCGGGGAGCAATTCCTGCACATCGTCCAAGAGCAGGAGACGGTCCGCGCGGGAATCCAGCAGCCAGAAAAGATCCTCGTCGCTGATGCAGCCCTGGCGCGGGACATGGTGGTGGTAGGTCGGGGCGAGGATATCTTCGATCCACCCCTTGCGCGAAACACAGAACTTCGCGTTCGGGAACATGCGCAGGTTGCCCGTGGCATAAAGCTGGATCGGGGAGAGCAGGACGTGGTCCACCGAGGCGGGATCGATACCGGCCGCGGGCAGGGCGATTTGCGGCGTCCATTCCGGGGGGCGCTCCAGCACCGCCCGTTCGCCCAGGAAATCCCTCCATGCCTTGGCCAGTGGCCCGATATCCGCGGGGAATCCGGTGTTGAGCACGATGGTTTTGCCCCCGCCGCGGATCACCGCCATCAAAAATTGCAGCCGGGTCCATTCGCCGAAACGGCACATCCAGTAAACCTCGGGTGCCGGCACATCCACCGCGCCGGTTTTGAAAAGTTGGATCGTGTATTGCACGAGGATCAAAGGTGTTTGATCAACTCGCCGCCATCCACGAGGAACGATCCCCCCGTTATGTAGCGCGCCTCGGGCTTGGCCAGAAAGGCGACCAATCCGGCGACGTCTTCCGGCAGACCGATGTAGCCGACGCACGTCTGGATCTCGAGGTTCGCCCGGTTGTTGCCGGTGGCCAGATACTCGGCGTTGATCGGCGTTTCAATGGTGCCGGGCAGGATCGAGTTGCAAGTGATCCCGTATTTTCCCAGGCAGACGGCAAATGCGTTCATCATCGAAATCTGGCCGCCCTTCGTCGGGCAATAATGCGTCTGCACCGTGCCGCCTTTGATCGCGGAGATCGAACTGATCACCATGATCCGGCCCGGGGTCTTGTTTTCGATCATGAGCTTGGCGGCTTCCTGCGTGCAAAAGAACCCCGCCTTCAAATTCGTGCTGTGCGTGAGGTCCCACACGCTTTCGGTTACCTCGTCCCACTCGTGGAACGGGCAGATCCCCGCGTTGTTCACCAGCACATCGATCCTTCCGTGGTTCGCGCGGATTTCTGCGAACATCCTTTGGATCTCGGAAACCTTCGACAAATCCGCGATCGCGTATTCCGCCTGATGACCCGCCGCGCGGATTTTTTCCAGCGTGCGCCTGGCTCCTTCGTTCTCGGAGCGCGCATTGATCAAGGCCAGATAGCCTTCGGCGGCAAGCCGCTCGGCCAGCGCGGCACCGATTCCGCTGGATGAGCCGGTGACGAGGGCCACTGGAAGTTTTGATGGCGGGGAAGTTTTCATTTCGGCTGCGACATAGCAAAGCGATCAAAAACTCCAAGTCCAGACAATCCTTGCCGCCGGGAAATGATCCGCGGACAGGTCGATGACCGCATGGCTTTCAAGGTGAGGATCGAATCACTGCGCTTGTCGCCAAGGCGTGAGAGTCAGGGACTCGCCGGGTTTTGCCGGCAGGGGGATCCCCTCCGCGGCGGCCCGGGGTGAGAAGGTATTGCCCGCCGCGTCTTGCCAGGTGCCATCCGGCGGGAAGAGGAGGGCCGGCTTGGCAAGCTCTCCCGCGGTGCATTCGACGCTGATGCTGCCATCGGACTTGGCAGTGATGGAATAGACACCCCCTTGGAAGCCGATCCGGGTGATGGTGAGCGACGGCCAATCTTTCGGCAGCGAGGGCCGGATGGCCAGGCCGTCCATGCGCGGACGAAGACCGAGGAAACCGTCGATCATGACTTGCGGCAGGAGGAGGCTTTCCTGGAATTCCCGCATGATGCCGAGTCCGCCGGAACCGATCCCGCCGCCCTGCATCGAGCCCTCCTCGTTTTCTTTTTTGCCGCTGTAGTAGGCCACGTAGCCGCCGGCTTTTTGCGTGTCCTCATACCACTGCAGTATCTCGCGCAGGCGCTGCCATGCGGCAGCCGGA includes the following:
- a CDS encoding Gfo/Idh/MocA family oxidoreductase, encoding MAVHHRLASRLIRQPTHLMKTYRSAIIGVGVPVGGGVKGGGHQIGYMHARMYQNHPRAEIVCAADINPVNLAAFEKTFAPVAGYSDYREMLEKERPEIVSICTYVGLHRGMIEDCARAGVKGIFCEKPFLASPADLAAVLGVAEETGVKIIAAHIRRFMPMYRRVREIIASGEIGSLRLMSAGIQDWDLSEWGSHWLDMFRFWNGDAPAQWVLGQARVRDTRGYGHAMEEHAVAWFGFENGARGLVDGGMGMAPDNSMWPAVEGTDGFIRMAGEQEIVVWDRSGRRTEKDPQSPEELYNGAWGESLSSLVEWIEGGSASQIGLPNIRHTAELNLAAYSSALRGDRIDLPLTDFSAAEWPLEEIARRNPATAKQAAPGS
- a CDS encoding sugar phosphate isomerase/epimerase, with the protein product MARFKISLNMEFCRSADKSFEGGAKIAAELGYKYIEPMVHTGWELLSEVNYFHSFSMEEDPLLMKEICDRHGLKVSSLSAHSPLMKPEAAVPRLTRAAVLATFVGCDFLNSDEMVKPDWMDDEMAHDTMRYTLTKAALVAARHKKFLCIEPHGIYTKTSDGLLKIVRLVDSPWIKVNWDTGNSYLAGIEDPYEGLTKVRDYVYHIHAKDISMAQSSEERGKVTGTPVGCACGEGEVDWKRVAKIMEPVDREIFLSVECGKIDEAARSLAFLKSELAAHLSPQ
- a CDS encoding ThuA domain-containing protein, with the translated sequence MDEQSKMVSSWLGENFAIFNVPGAAAFDALEGADLLVIAGLHYTGMNDAFWNPPMEYVPPTEAQKQKFRDYLARGGRLLGFHGGVASFGDWPEFGELCGVRWDWKVTTHGPIGATKSIVAATGHPAVAGFAEEKEFVTLDDETYLNLQMTPRWAYDLHAWSLHGGVRFPMLVTADRGPAKGSGRMAYIMIGHSVAAMETPEVRKIWQSTIDWLLA
- a CDS encoding AraC family transcriptional regulator — protein: MALAAPQPNDFFGFVHWQIRLNFDENTIFRTVQNTVLLTRNSISLMKMPKEKHPSKTFEPDVAGVMDTLFIETVGHMPRKANRVDTAFGFEGFGLVLRGRGFFQVGDGERRELIAPSVFYIWPGPRFHYGPAPGTVWDERWICFSGQRVKDWRRWGWLARPGEPVALAETESLVQLHRRIVSAFGPAKQLPLDETKLEAERMVWLLHRAALATTRRPDAITRLIEDWTASPPKRADLRGTAARLQMSYSAFRSKFFEQAGTGPYQFLLRLRIDAAARRLLESDLPLKAVAQDAGFGHIESFCRAFLRIKGMSPGVFRKRFLAFRGIAPG
- a CDS encoding SDR family oxidoreductase is translated as MKTSPPSKLPVALVTGSSSGIGAALAERLAAEGYLALINARSENEGARRTLEKIRAAGHQAEYAIADLSKVSEIQRMFAEIRANHGRIDVLVNNAGICPFHEWDEVTESVWDLTHSTNLKAGFFCTQEAAKLMIENKTPGRIMVISSISAIKGGTVQTHYCPTKGGQISMMNAFAVCLGKYGITCNSILPGTIETPINAEYLATGNNRANLEIQTCVGYIGLPEDVAGLVAFLAKPEARYITGGSFLVDGGELIKHL
- a CDS encoding RraA family protein codes for the protein MSKATTESIAPNAVPPPELQDLITRFGRLYTGAVNDVLDGMGVSDRVLPHGIVALRHGMRFAGRAMPTLGAPSLETDMDKLLLPWMEMLQAIRPGDVLVTQPNDHQNAHFGELSSHAAKIAGCQGVVIDGGCRDIDYILHQSKLPVFCRYTTPKDIKGRWKIIDHHVPIKIGETTINVGDFILADLDGVIAIPQEITLEVLEKAEETANKENLTRKMILAGAPPLDAYLKYRVF
- a CDS encoding L-rhamnonate dehydratase, whose product is MKVTDIKTTNLAFSRTPETLKKHLCTPTSKFRDPLSSGQNWFGPVALTVVEVFTDEGITGVGTAGGFTSVPLEVVETYLKPVVLGESPFNTELMQDKMFRSTVRFGRRGAVMAAISAVDLACWDIMGKALGQPVYNLLGGKTKERVRAYASRCYAMEDLDALAEEAKGYVAQGFTALKQRFGFGPEDGIRGMKRNVELIKTVREAVGDEIELAADAYMGWDYAYAIEMERRLREFGLSWIEEPFMPDDLQSYARFTAESPTRISMGEHETSLFGYKQLIDLQVADILQPDCNRVGGITAMKKICALAEAAHLPVFPHSNEAHNLHIIVSQSNCPLIEYFPDVEPDTGNELFWKVFDGEPRADGGYITPNDAPGLGITLNRERMEPLLCK